A single window of Xylocopilactobacillus apicola DNA harbors:
- a CDS encoding PTS sugar transporter subunit IIC, whose protein sequence is MQEKSFLDKFGEKLMPIANKLNSNRYLAAIRDGFFASMSIIIVGSVFLIFPNFPYQGFINFMNGIFGSGWVDFCNRAYDMSVNVMTIYVVIGISRSLARHYKIATISAVVPALMSFLLLTPEIHESAKVSGLPLKNFGASGLFLGMFCAIFSVEITRFVLKRGWKIKMPETVPSNVSASFESLIPVVFIFLIYLFIFQGFKMTSFGSAQNFIFGILQKPLQALGSSIGATVLIEVIATLLFSFGLHGPNIVGAITTPIWTALTVENSDAYRLHKALPNIVNSQFDSSFVKLGGCGATIGLVILLVFVAKSDQFKSLGKLSIGPAIFNINEPVIFGAPIVLNPILMIPFILSPIIFATLSWIVMRVGLVPITNGINLPWTMPLVFSGFLLSGWRGALWQIIEIFLSIAWYYPFFKIADKQAYKIEMDGAKAES, encoded by the coding sequence ATGCAAGAAAAATCTTTTCTAGATAAATTTGGCGAAAAATTAATGCCGATCGCAAATAAGTTGAATTCAAATCGATATTTAGCAGCAATTCGTGATGGATTCTTTGCTTCAATGTCAATTATCATTGTTGGATCAGTATTTCTTATTTTTCCAAATTTCCCTTACCAAGGTTTTATCAATTTTATGAATGGAATTTTTGGTAGCGGGTGGGTCGACTTTTGTAATCGTGCTTATGATATGTCGGTCAATGTAATGACGATTTACGTAGTAATTGGTATTTCCCGAAGTTTAGCACGTCACTATAAAATAGCCACGATTAGTGCAGTTGTTCCCGCCTTGATGTCATTTCTGCTTTTGACACCAGAGATTCATGAAAGTGCAAAAGTATCGGGGTTACCACTTAAGAATTTCGGGGCAAGTGGGCTATTTTTGGGAATGTTTTGTGCGATTTTTTCAGTCGAAATTACGCGTTTTGTTCTGAAACGTGGTTGGAAAATCAAAATGCCTGAGACAGTTCCCAGTAATGTTTCAGCTTCTTTTGAATCACTAATCCCGGTTGTATTCATATTTTTGATTTATCTCTTTATTTTCCAAGGATTCAAAATGACTTCTTTTGGAAGTGCACAGAATTTTATCTTCGGAATTTTACAAAAACCATTACAAGCTTTAGGCTCTTCAATCGGAGCAACAGTTTTAATTGAGGTCATAGCGACACTGCTATTTTCCTTTGGATTGCACGGACCAAATATTGTTGGTGCAATAACTACACCAATTTGGACGGCTTTAACGGTAGAAAATTCAGATGCTTATCGTTTGCATAAAGCTCTACCAAACATTGTTAATAGTCAATTTGATTCTAGCTTTGTAAAACTTGGTGGTTGTGGTGCAACAATTGGATTAGTTATTTTACTTGTTTTTGTAGCAAAGTCGGATCAGTTTAAATCACTTGGTAAGTTATCTATTGGGCCAGCGATTTTCAATATTAATGAGCCAGTTATTTTTGGCGCACCGATTGTGTTAAATCCGATTTTGATGATTCCTTTTATTTTGTCACCAATAATTTTTGCAACCTTAAGTTGGATTGTGATGAGAGTAGGTCTTGTACCAATTACTAATGGAATTAATTTGCCTTGGACGATGCCGCTAGTTTTCTCAGGCTTTTTGCTTAGTGGATGGCGTGGAGCTCTCTGGCAAATAATTGAAATTTTTCTTTCAATTGCTTGGTATTATCCATTCTTCAAGATTGCTGATAAACAAGCTTATAAGATCGAAATGGATGGAGCTAAAGCTGAATCTTAA
- a CDS encoding histidine phosphatase family protein — translation MKTLYVVRHGETMFNVQHRIQGWSDSPLTEKGIEQAKQVGKYFEDIPLDHAYSSTSERCCDTMELILQERLPYQRLKALKEMNFGILEGETERINPKGPKAYQTFFLPYGGESSNTVGKRMLECLTDLMSQPDNQNVLVVSHAGSSFNFLRMIQDPTEELNKGFSNGSIFVYQFEDQQFKLGKVIRLF, via the coding sequence TTGAAAACTTTATATGTTGTCCGTCACGGAGAAACGATGTTTAATGTTCAACACCGCATCCAGGGGTGGAGTGATTCCCCCTTAACCGAAAAAGGAATTGAGCAAGCTAAACAAGTTGGCAAATATTTTGAAGATATTCCACTTGATCACGCCTACAGTTCTACCTCGGAGCGATGCTGTGATACGATGGAACTGATTTTGCAAGAAAGACTTCCATACCAACGTCTAAAAGCACTAAAAGAAATGAATTTCGGGATTTTAGAAGGAGAAACCGAGCGAATTAACCCCAAAGGTCCCAAGGCATATCAGACATTTTTCTTGCCTTATGGCGGCGAGTCATCTAACACGGTCGGAAAGCGAATGCTTGAATGTTTAACCGATTTAATGAGTCAACCAGATAATCAAAACGTCTTAGTTGTCTCGCACGCTGGATCTAGCTTTAATTTTCTCAGAATGATTCAAGATCCAACCGAGGAATTAAACAAAGGATTTTCTAACGGATCGATTTTTGTTTATCAATTTGAAGACCAACAATTTAAACTTGGAAAAGTAATCCGCCTATTCTAG